Below is a genomic region from Leptolyngbya boryana PCC 6306.
TGTTCTGCTTTCCCTATGCCGGGGGTAGCGCGTCCATCTTCCGCTCGTGGTCGGATCAATTACCACAAAACATCGAAGTGTGTGCTGTCGAACTTCCAGGACGGGGCACACTGATGCGCTTAGCACCTTACACCCAGTTAAAACCATTAGTCGAAGCGATCGCACAATCGCTGTTACCCAATTTGAATCAACCTTTTGCGCTATTTGGTCATAGCATGGGCGCATTGATTAGCTTTGAACTGGCGCGTTTCCTGCGTCAAGCGTATGGATTAACTCCCCGTCATCTGTTTGTCTCTGGTCGTGCTGCTCCTTACATTCCCGATCGAGATCCACCCATCTATACCTTGCCTGACGCTGCCTTCATTCAGGAGCTACGTCGGCTGAACGGCACCCCTGAAGCGGTCTTGCAAAACCAGGAACTCATGCAACTGCTCACTCCGATTCTACGGGCAGATTTTGCCGCGATCGACACCTATCGCTATCAGCCTGAACCAGCCTTAGGGTGCCCGATCACAGCGCTCGGTGGCTTACAGGATTTAGAAGTGAGCCGAGACGATCTTGAGGCTTGGCAAACCCAAACGATCGCGCCCTTTCAGATCCAGTTATTTCTGGGGAATCACTTCTTTCTGCACTCGGCTCAATCGCTTCTATTAAAAGCGATCGCCCAACAATTACAAGCGGTTGAGCCAGCGATCGGTTAACAAAGACAACTCTTTATTCTCTAGTATTCATGCAATGAAGCATTTGCGATTGCCCAAACCACATTTTATCCGTCTAGATTCTATCTCTAGACGATTGAATCGCAACGCAGTTCGAGTGTTGCCATTACTGTTCGGTTTCATTCTGACCTTGATGTTGGGAACCTATAGTCTTGCGGCTGAACCCAAGGCGACCGAGATTCTCTGGGATACCATGGGGGTTCCTCATATCTTTGGTAAAGACGTGCCGAGTGCATTTCAAGCTTTTGGGTGGGCACAGATGCAAAGTCACGGGAACTTACTGCTGCGGCTGTATGGTCAGGCACGCGGACGATCCGCTGAGTACTGGGGCAAAGAATATCTCGAATCCGATCGCTGGGTACAAACCATGGGGATTCCCGATCGCGCTCGCCAATGGTATGAAGCCCAGAACCCCACCTTCCGTCGTGCGCTTGATGCCTTTGCGGCTGGTATCAATGCCTATGCGACTCAACACCCTGATTTGATTGGTGATGAGGTTGAGCGGGTGCTACCCATTCATGCCGTAGACGTAATAGCGCATAGTCAACGAGTTCTTCACTTTACATTTGTCGTTGATCCCCAAATGCTAGCTGGTTTGACCGACGAAGAAGTTCCAAGGGGATCAAACGCTTGGGCGATCGCACCTTCCCACTCTGAAAGTGGCAACGCTATGCTCCTTGCCAATCCTCATCTACCGTGGTCGGATCTATTTCTTTGGTACGAAGCCCAAATCACTGCTCCCGGAATTGATGCCTATGGAGCAACACTCGTCGGGATTCCTGTTTTAGCGATCGCATTTAATGATCACTTAGGCTGGACACACACGGTGAACACCCACGACGGTTGGGATACCTACGAACTGACATTAAGTCATGGAGGCTATCGGTTCGATGATAAAGTCCGTCCTTTTGAACGAGAAGAAAAAACTCTGAAAGTTAAGCAGTCAGACGGCAAATTGCGTAAAGAAAAACTGATGGTGCGGAGATCGATTCATGGCCCAGTCATCAAAGAAGAGAAGGGTAAAGCGATCGCACTGAGAGTCGTTGGACTTGATCAACCTGGCTTGCTAGAGCAGTGGTGGAACATGGCACGAGCCACCAACCTATCTCAATTTGAAACTGCTCTACGCCCATTACAACTCCCCATGTTCACCGTGATCTACGCCGATCGCGAGGGACATATCATGCACCTGTTCAATGGACAAGTTCCGGTGCGAAAACAGGGAGACTTCGCCTATTGGGAAGGCATCATTCCTGGGGATACATCTGCGACATTGTGGACAAACTATCATCGCTATGATCAATTACCACGTGTTCTAGATCCTGCTAGCGGTTGGCTGCAAAATGCTAACGATCCACCCTGGACAACGACCTTTCCTCGTGCGATCGATGCCAATGACTATCCCTCTTACATGGCTCCCCGTGGACCCATGAATTTTCGTGCCCAAAGTTCCGCTCGAATGCTCACTGAAGATAGCCGCATCTCATTTGAAGAGATGATTCAGTACAAACATTCAACTCATATGGAGCTTGCCGATCGTGTGCTAGATGACTTACTGCGTGCAGCCACAAATGATAGTAGCGAAATTGTGCGTCAAGCCATTCCAATTCTGAAAGCGTGGGATCGTAATGCCAATGCAGAGAGTCGGGGTGCGGTTCTCTTTGCCGCTTGGGTGGAAGCGATGAACCTTTCCAAAGCATTTGCAACACCCTGGAACGAAAACGCTCCTCGCACAACACCCAATGGATTGAGCAATCCAAAAAGCGCAGTTGCCGCCTTAAAAACCGCAGCTACTAAAGTGAAAACAGCGTATGGAGCACTAGATGTGCCTTGGGGAGACGTGTTCCGCTTACGTTATGGCTCGATCGATTTACCTGCTAATGGAGGTCCCGGAAAGCTCGGAATTTTCCGGGTGCTCAACTTTGTTCCGAACGACCAAGGGCAATTTGAATCGAGCGATGGTGATACCTTTACTGCTGCGATCGAATTTTCTAACCCAGTTCGGGCGATGGCACTCACAAGCTATGGCAATGCAACTCAACCCCATTCTGCTCATGTTGGCGATCAATTGAAAGCGTTCTCCCAAAAGCAACTCCGCCCAGTCTGGCGATCGCGTCAGGAAATTTTGGCTCATCTAGCTGAGCGACAAACATTTTGAAGAAATACCGCTCCCGGCTCAAATTGCTTCACTAATCATCACGTCTAGCAAATCTTGACCCTTGCAATTTGAGTCAGATTGTTTCTGAAGTTGAGCCTTTAGTCTTTGACAGTCATGCAAGCTTTCTGATAAATTCTTGATTGACTTATTTGAAAAATATTCTTAATAAGTCCCTAAAATGTGTTCGAGGGAAAAATGATGAGTGCAAAGGCTTGGTTGTGGGCAGTTGTCCCTTTTTTAGCATTATTACAAGGGGTGAAACCGGCAGATGCTCAGGTTTCGAGGCTCCCTGAAATCGAGTCTATATCAACCGCAGCAGGCACTGTAGTAGCACAGGCTCCGCCAACCGTGGAACGGGTTAATATTACTGATGTCCAAGTGAGATCGACAGAGAATGGTTTAGCCCTACAACTCACTACAGCGCCCAATGCAGCTTTGAAGCCTATCATTCAAACATCGGGGAATCGTTGGATTGCAACCTTTGAAAATGCAGCGCTGGCATTACCAAGTGGGCAATCATTTCAAGCAAACAATCCAACGGCTGAAATCTCGCAAGTACAAGTTCAACAAGTCAGTAATATACAAGTACAAGTAGAAATTATTAGCAAAAGCGAACTTCCTAATGTCGAGATCGCTCCCACTGCTGCCGGGCTGTCGCTCACGGTATTGGCGAATGGGAAAACATCATCCGATACAGCAACACGGTCTGATGCGGAATCAGAAGAAGAAGAAGTCGTCGTGACGGCAACCCGTACTGAGGAACCGTTAAAGAAAGTGCCGCGATCGATTACCATCATCAACCGCCAGCAGATTGAAGAACAATCACGCCTCACGCGAAATTTGGGAGATATTCTCGCGAATACAGTGCCAGGATTTAGCGCTCCAACTCAACGCACCAATACCTTTGGCTCAACTTTGCGAGGACGAGGCATTTCGGTCTTGATCGATGGCGTTCCTCAAAATGGAAACCTACAGTCTTTGCCCACGCAATTGACCTCGATCGATCCGAGTGCGATCGAGCGCATTGAAATCGTTCGGGGGCCAAATTCGATCTACGGAGGGCAAGCAACGGGCGGTACCATCAACATCATCACCCGCAAACCATCAAATCAATTGACCTCTACTCTTGAACTTGGAACCACCACTGCATTAACAGGCTCAGAGGACAAATTTGGGTATAACCTGCAATATCAGTTATCTGCCAAGCAAGGAGCGGTCGATCTAACTACTGGGATAGGGTTAACCACAACAGGCACATTTTATGACGCGGAAGGGGATCGAATTGCCAATAGCGTGAGTCCTGACGATACTCAGATTCTGAATGGCTTGTTGAAAGTTGGCGTAGATCTCGATCCACAACAGCGATTGCAATTTACTGCAACTCACTACAACAATCGTAGAAATAACAATTTAACAGAAGATGCAAGCATCGATGTGATACCTGGAATTCAAAAAGCACGCACATTAGCGATCGATGGGTTGCAAATTTTAGGCACAACTGAAGGCTCATATATTCGCAATACGAATGTAGCGCTCGACTATACGCACCAGAATCTTTTTGGCAGTAAAGTACAGGGGCAGGTTTACTATCGCAACAATGCGTTTCGTGGTAGTGGGATTCCCTTTGATGGTCGAGACTTTCTAGGCGTGATTGGACGAACACCCGGTGAATCCGAGCAATTCGGGACACGGCTCCAGGTCAACACACCCTTTAACCCAGACAAAACCTTACAACTCCTATGGGGAGTTGATTACAACAACGAAAAAAGTTTCCAAAACATTGAGGTTTTTGATCCAGAAGCCTTTGATGCCAGTGGTGGCAGTGTGTTTCGTAAAATTGCAGAACGAACCTTCGTTCCTCGTTATACCGTGAATGACCTGGGCTTATTTGCCCAGTTACAGTGGGATGCCAACGATCGACTCAATCTCAGTGGGGGATTACGCTACGTCAATCTTGGCTTAAAGATCGATGATTACGTCACCATTAATGATCAAGCTGTTCAAGGGGGCGATCGTCAGTTTGACACAGTAGCCTTCAATGCAGGTGCAACCTATCAACTCTCTGATCAATTGAGTGCCTTTGCGAGCTTTTCACAAGGATTTTCCGTTCCAAGCTTTGGATTTATTTTGCGAGAACCTCCAAGTGGGTTCACGCGAGTCACCGATGCAATACGGCTAACAGAACCTCAGAAAGTCAACAACTATGAAGTGGGTCTACGAGGTCGATGGTCAACTGTCCAGGCTAGTATTTCTGGGTTCTACAACACTTCAGATCTAGGGGAAGATTTTCGCTTGGTCAACAATAATCTAGAGATTGTTCGTGCACCTCAGAGAACCTATGGGGTTGAAGCGACCTTAGATTGGCAAGCAACAAAAACACTATCTTTCGGTGGAACACTGACCTGGCAAGAAGGAGAAAATGATGAGGACGAGGATGGAAATTTTCTTGCATTAAATAGCATCACCGTTCCTCCTGTAAAACTGACTGCCTATGTAGAAAATGAAACCCTTCCAGGTTGGCGAAATCGATTGCAACTGCTTTATTCGGGTAATCGCGATCGCGCGTTCCAAGATGGAGTAGATGGTGGCAAAATTAGTAGCTATGTCACGCTGGACTTTATCAGTCGCATTCAACTAGGTCAAGGTGAATTACAGATTGGGATTCAGAATCTCTTGAATACTCAATATTTCCCAGTCTATTCGCAGTACTTTGCACCCTTCTTTGACAGTGCAAATTATGCCGGACAAGGTCGCACCCTAAGCGTGACCTACCGCGTCACATTCTAATAGAACTTTCTGCTATAGCACTTCAATCAATAGTCCGGGCAGTATCGCTGCCTGCCTGCCCGGACTATTGATATACCAGAATTCAAGCATAACCCTTTTCCCAAACTCAGCAATGATAGTTGAATATACCTTTAGCATCAGTATGGAGGGGTCATGAGGAGGGTAGCTGACCACTTGCTCTCAGGATGGCAACTTGAGCGGCATAAATCTCTTTCTTATTTGTATAGCGCTTGAAACTTCTGCGATCGCGGTGTCGAGTCAATTTCATCGCTTCCCCTTCACCCAAGCCATACTTGATTAGCAAATTCGTCGCATAGGTATGCCGCCCCCGGTGCGAGTGCAAATCAATGCCCGTCTGTGTCTCAATCCATCGCATGACTTCCCGAATTCCCCAATAGGTCAATCGCTGTTTCTGACTCTTTGTTCGATTCGAGTGTGCTGCGTATTTTCACAACTTCGGGTTCTCCGCAGGTTTTGGTGAGCTAGATTAAATATGTGAAAATTCAGCATTCATTTCATTGTTCAAGTAGCCAATCTCAGTTCTCTAACCGAAAATGGATTTCTATCTTTCCTGAACCATTGCGTGTAGACAAACAAATTTGTCGTCCTACTATTCTATAAAGTAAGACGATTTCAATGCGTATTAAGATTTGCTTTACTGTTTGATAGCTCTAGCTCGTCAAGATAAATCTCCGATTGAGTAAATCAAAACTTGCCCTGCCATACATCTGCCGCTTTAGTAGTTTCAATCGGTTGATGTTCCCTTCCACAGGTCCATTGCTGATATCAGTCATGAGGCTCGCTTTTACGGCAGCATAGTCCTCTTTTAACCCTTGAGCAAATCCCTGAAACAGCTTCATTGAACTACTCATCGCTTGATCTAACCAGATATCCAATTGCTGAGGTAATCGTTCTCGCACCAGCTTTGTAAACCCTTGCGTCAAATCAATCGCTGCTGCCAATTCGGGATGTTGTGTTTTGAGGTCTGCGATCAAAACTTGCTCTACATCCGTTCGCTGATCCGCTCGACGCATCACCATCCAAGTCGCTCGACGAGCAGTCAACGGGGGGTGTTGTAGATCGCTAATTGGAAGCTGGAGTTGCACACCGAGTTGAGCACGGTGTTGCTTTTGTGTCTGCCGCAATCGATGAGTGTATCGAGCGACCGTTTGATAGCTCCCTCGATACCCTTGCTGTTGGATTTCTTCAAACAACTGTTTCGTATTGCTTTGTCCTTGATTCCATTGGTTCAGCACATAGGGTTTGTAGGCATCGAGTTGACTACGTTGAGAACGACCTCGATGTGGATGTGGTTGCCATTCAGGAAACTTGGAATGGCTCAAGTAGCGATACACCGTGCGTTTTCCCATGCCGAGATGTCGGGCGATCTCCAGGATCTCCCAGCCTTGCTGTCGTAACTGATGCACTTGCTCGTACTTTGCAAATCGGCGTTCTCGCGCCTTGGCAGAGCGCTCCTGTATAGCTAGACGAGGTACTACGGGAGCAATCATGATGGCATCGTTCACAGGAATTTGTGCGGCTTCCACAGCTTTCAATTGCTGGGTGTGCATTGCTAAGATTCGCTCTAGTACTTCTGCTAAATTTTTCAACAAATGGAAGCGATCTGCAACCTGAGTTGCATTCGGTGCGCCTCTCGTCATGCCTTGTCGATAGGTCTTTGATCGATCACGGGAGAGAACTTCCACGCCTGGATGCTCTTTTAACCATTCTGCTAAGGTGTCTGCTTCGCGATCTGGAAGCAGCACAATCGGTCGATTTGTCTCTAAGTCAACCAAAATTGTGCCGTAACGTTGTCCACGCCGGAATGCAAAATCATCTACTCCTAACGCTTTGGGCGTTTTCACCGCAGGTATCGACTGGCGAGAGATCAGCGATAGCAGAGTGTTTTGACTGACCTCACAGTGCAGTGTTTTGCTCAGTTTAGCCCCACCTTCACCGCCTGTATACAATGCGATCTCACTCAGTTGTGCTGCTAATCGCTTCGTTCGTCTTGCCCACGGAGCCATCACGCCCGCGATCCGTTCCGTGAAGATTTTGCGATCGCATCTTTCCTGATCACAGAAAAACTTGCCCACGGTCAGTTGGATTACGATTTGGTAATCTGCCCACGGTAAATCTGCCAATGTTCGTTCGTAGAGACTATGCACTCGATGAGCAACCTGATCACAAACGGGACAACGAACAATCTGCTGTACCGATTCCATCAAAACTCGAATCTGCCTCTGTTCTACATCAAGTTCGTAATTCTGTAATTGCAGGTGTTCTGGGTTAGGAAGCAATTGGGTTAAGAGTTCCACTATCTTTCCGATGCGATTCATCACCATTCTGACAAATCTTCACCAAAACCTGCGGTGAACCGAACTTCGGCAGGTCATTCTCACTCAACTTCGGCAGGTCTAGAGATAGCGTAACTGAACCAAGTCAAGATAGCAAATGTTTTTTACTAGGCAATCAGTTTGAGAAACAGTTACGCAAATATGAGATGTCTGCTAAAAGCAACACAGACATCAACTGAAAAAGGAATGATAGCAAAATTACTCTGCGTCAATGCTATCGGAATTGACATTGACTTTACTGGTGAGTTTTCGCATCGACTCGCCTTTGAGAACTAATCGGATGGAATCATGCACAATGCGGTCAAGCATGGCATCCGCCAAAGTTGGGTCTTGAATTTGCGAATGCCATTGATTGACCGGCAGTTGAGTGGCAAACAAACACGAAGCTGTGCGGTAACGAACATCGAGTAAGTCCAATAGATCGCGAGCTTGGTCAGACGACACGGCATCTCTCAACCAATCATCTAGAATGATCAATTCAAACGCCGCGATCTGTTGCTGAAATCGACGAAATGAGCCATCAGCTTTGGCAAATTTGAGTTCCATCAGCAAATCTGCACACTTGAAGTAGCGCACGGAATGTCCCAAAGTACAGAACTGATCTGCCAGTACCGACGAGAGAAAGGTTTTGCCCACTCCCGTCGCTCCGACAATAATCAGATTGAGATGGTCTTGCACCCATTTACCACCTGCTAGCTCCAAGAATTTCGTCTTCGACAACCCGCGTGGAACCGTAAAATCAATATCACTGAGATGAGCCGTCGTTGAGAGTTGAGCTTGCCTTAATCGGCGTTGGAGGCGCATCTGTGAACGATGCAGTTGTTCACGTTCCAGCAGCAATGTGAATCGGTCTTCAAAACTCAAATCATGATAGGTCGGACTGTTGCGTTGCTCCATCCAAGCATCGAGCATTCCCACCAGTCGCATCGCTTTCAATTGTTCGGTAACAGAAGAGGTCATAGGTCTAGGTTGAGATTAATGATAGTACTGAGCGCCGCGCAGGTTGGGGTGTTCAATCGCAGAAGTCGCAACGGGTTCAGCTTCAACGGTTGCCGTATCAAGGCGCGTGGCTAAAATCGAGCGTAATCGTCGCAAACCCACCATGCCAAAGGCATTCGCTCGCCGACAAGCCGCTTCGAGTCGTTGGGTTCCATGAGTGGTTGCCAGTCGTTGAATGCCTCGAATTGACCGAAAGGCTTGTTCTTCATGCGCTTTGGTGTTGAAGATTGCTTCAACTTGAGCACGAGTGTGACTGCCAATCTGGTCTGCCCAAGCGAGAAAGCGCTCTTTCGATTGACGCTTATATTCCCAATGTTCTGGGGGCATATGCTCAGCGACGGTAGAATGTCGATACTGCACTCGTGAGCGTTCATGCACCGCAATGCGCTGATGGTCGTGAAAGACTTCAATCAAATGCTCAGCGATCTTCACTTGGACTTCGCGTTGCACATACCAGTAAGGTACGGAATAGTAGTGCTTTTCCACTTCCAGGTGATAATCCAAATTCACCTTTGCCGTTCTCCAGCGTGCAAACGTAAAGGGGTGACTGGGCAAGGCTTTGAGGGCTGGCTTGTCTACCTGCTCAAATAACACCTGACGGGAGACTCCATACCCGCTCATGACGCGATCATTTAAATGCTGCAAGGGCACCAGAATCGCTGCGTTCAAGTCAGTAAAATTGGTAAATCGCTCGTGTCGTAAGGGGGCAAGGATTTGTCGCTCGACTTCTTGCACCGCTTTTTCGACTTTCGCTTTGTCTTTTGGTTTGTTGGGACGAGCGGGTAAGATGACCACATTGAAGTGTCGAGCGAACTCTTCGTAACTGCGGTTGATCCCTGGTTCATAGCGACACGGGTCGGTCACCCCGGATTTGAGATTGTCCGGTACAATGCATTCGGGCACACCCCCAAAAAACGGCAAGGCGCGTTGATGCGCGCCAATCCAATGCGGTAATTCTTGACTCGGTGTGGCTTCTGCATAGGTGTAGTTGGAAGCCCCAAAACATGCCACAAAGATTTGTGCTTGGGTGACGGTCTGAGTCTCTGGATGCATCACTTCAACCGTTGGTCCGCAATAGTCTACGAATAGCTTCTCACCTGCCTTGTAGACCTGTCGCATCGTCAGTTGGTGACGCACTTTCCACTTGTTGTAGCGACGACAAAAGGTTCCATAGCTACAGTCCCATTGCTGCTTATCGATACCCTCCTGCCACAATAATGCCAAGGTTACACCTTTACGTTGCAGTTCTATCTCTAGTGTCGTAAAATCGATTGTCTCTAGTTTCTCTTTAACTGCTCTTTTTCCTTTTCCTAATTGTGCCTTCGCTTCACTGTCACTCAGTTGTTGAATCTGTTCATAACTCAATCCTTTTGCAGTCGCTCGACGAATGTAATCTTGTACCGTTGACCGTGCAACCGCACAACTTTGTGCAATCGAGCATTGGCTGTGTCCTAACTCATGCAACCGCATAATTTCTCGAAATTTGTCCATCGACAGTCCCGCTCCTTGTCCGGTTCGTTTGCTCACGTCTTCTACACCCTTCAGTCAATTGCGACCGCAGTGTAGAGCCATGTGCCGAAGTTGGCTGAGAATGACCTGCCGAAGTTGAGTGAGAATCGGGTGCCGAAGTTACATGAGAATCACCTGCCGAAGTTCATGCAATTTTGCATGTGCCCACGAGATACGCAACCAGTGCATTAGGAAGACTCAGAACGCTTGTCAGATAGGCAGTTGAGGAACTCAATCAACTTTGGCGACACGCCAAAAATCTCAACAGAAATCTGGAGTGTATTGGATCGGGCTGCATTTCGTTTCAAACGTTCTGCCCAAGCGAGTCGTCGATGAGCACGTTGGCTGCGAGTCAGGTAAGAGATCGCGGGTTCGATAGTTTGAATTGCTGAATTGCTCTGTTCAATCCGAGATTGGTGTCGCCGCAGGTGTTGCCGAATCTCTCGCCGCAGTTGAGTCGCTGGAATGTCTGTCCAGATCAACGCTTGAGTCCCCTGTACGGTTTTCATCGGAGCTTGAGCAATGATCGTAATCTCAGGCTCTACGGCAACTGTCGGAACCGGAGGCAGCTTTGTTCGGATGACTGAAATTCGTCTGCCATTGGTGTTTTTGGAATCATCGGACAGACAATGTTGCTTTACGGGACAGCTCGCACAAATGCGCGGATTCATACTAAACAGCATTTGCATATCGCCGCGGCGAGTATAGCGAATTTCACGGCGGGACATACGATGACCTGCGGGACATTGCACAGATTCATCATCCATGATTTTGAAGTCTTTGCCTGCATACTTATGACGACTTTTCGCCCAGCCCTCCGCAACCGTCATTGCACCATAGCGAGGGGTAGGGTGACTCGATTGAGGCACAGCTGCAGGTTGAGGGGCTTCGGGTTGAGGAGTCGCAACCTCCTCCGTCATCTCTGGTAAAGCAGACGACCATTCTGTTTGCCGCTCACACAACTGAGGCGTATGCCGCGTCAATTACTTTTGGGCTTCGCGTCAATTAGAACAAATGCTCAAACCTTTACAGATGCAGAGCGATCGCATCTCAGTATAATTGACGCGAACCCGATTTGTAATTGACGCGGCATAATTGGCATTCCCACTGACATCGCCGTTTCAGTTGCTGAACGATTAGCACAACTGGCACCGGGTGCAAAGGTGGTAGAAGCGTTTAACATTACATTTGCCGAGATTCTCGCTTCTGATTCTCGTCAATTTGGAAGTGAACATCCAACCGTTTTTTACTGTGGAGACGATGCCGAAGAAGGCGATCGCGGCTCAACTCATTCAGGACTGTGGCTATGATGCGATCGATGCTGGCGGGTTAATGGTGTCGCGCAGTCTGGAAACCTTAGCCACTGCCTGGGTACAGTTTGCAGTGGTCAGTAACCTGTTCCCAAATGTTGGTCTTAAAGCGTTGCGTCGGTAGGTTCAGTATACGTTCCCCTTTCCCCTCAACCCATGCCCCTCAAACCAAGCTCCCTTCTTGTCAAAGCAACACTGCTTTTGAGTAGTAGTCTCACCGGGCATTGTCAACTTAACCGATGATAATCAAAATTAGACACAATAATTTCTAGATCGCGGTCATCGCTCCAGTTTACGCAGCATCTTTCACGCAGGTGATTTCCCACGAATCCTCAAAGCATTGGCGCATCTGTTCTCGATATCGTTTTGAACTCAGGTCATGTTGCTTCGGGTGAAAGTGGGATCGAATCGGGTCAAAGGCTGAGAGAAATCGTTGCGCTTGCCCTGGAGACTTGAAGCGGCGCATTCGTCGTTCTCGTACCCTGGTCGGTTGATGCGAATTTTCTGCCCGATTATTCAACCCTTTGTGTTGTCGATGTTCTACGCTCGGCATCACCTGTTTCTTTGCCGCTTCATAACTC
It encodes:
- a CDS encoding ISL3 family transposase, producing the protein MELLTQLLPNPEHLQLQNYELDVEQRQIRVLMESVQQIVRCPVCDQVAHRVHSLYERTLADLPWADYQIVIQLTVGKFFCDQERCDRKIFTERIAGVMAPWARRTKRLAAQLSEIALYTGGEGGAKLSKTLHCEVSQNTLLSLISRQSIPAVKTPKALGVDDFAFRRGQRYGTILVDLETNRPIVLLPDREADTLAEWLKEHPGVEVLSRDRSKTYRQGMTRGAPNATQVADRFHLLKNLAEVLERILAMHTQQLKAVEAAQIPVNDAIMIAPVVPRLAIQERSAKARERRFAKYEQVHQLRQQGWEILEIARHLGMGKRTVYRYLSHSKFPEWQPHPHRGRSQRSQLDAYKPYVLNQWNQGQSNTKQLFEEIQQQGYRGSYQTVARYTHRLRQTQKQHRAQLGVQLQLPISDLQHPPLTARRATWMVMRRADQRTDVEQVLIADLKTQHPELAAAIDLTQGFTKLVRERLPQQLDIWLDQAMSSSMKLFQGFAQGLKEDYAAVKASLMTDISNGPVEGNINRLKLLKRQMYGRASFDLLNRRFILTS
- a CDS encoding thioesterase II family protein, which translates into the protein MHSNWIIRSKPNPQARLRLFCFPYAGGSASIFRSWSDQLPQNIEVCAVELPGRGTLMRLAPYTQLKPLVEAIAQSLLPNLNQPFALFGHSMGALISFELARFLRQAYGLTPRHLFVSGRAAPYIPDRDPPIYTLPDAAFIQELRRLNGTPEAVLQNQELMQLLTPILRADFAAIDTYRYQPEPALGCPITALGGLQDLEVSRDDLEAWQTQTIAPFQIQLFLGNHFFLHSAQSLLLKAIAQQLQAVEPAIG
- the istA gene encoding IS21 family transposase, giving the protein MSKRTGQGAGLSMDKFREIMRLHELGHSQCSIAQSCAVARSTVQDYIRRATAKGLSYEQIQQLSDSEAKAQLGKGKRAVKEKLETIDFTTLEIELQRKGVTLALLWQEGIDKQQWDCSYGTFCRRYNKWKVRHQLTMRQVYKAGEKLFVDYCGPTVEVMHPETQTVTQAQIFVACFGASNYTYAEATPSQELPHWIGAHQRALPFFGGVPECIVPDNLKSGVTDPCRYEPGINRSYEEFARHFNVVILPARPNKPKDKAKVEKAVQEVERQILAPLRHERFTNFTDLNAAILVPLQHLNDRVMSGYGVSRQVLFEQVDKPALKALPSHPFTFARWRTAKVNLDYHLEVEKHYYSVPYWYVQREVQVKIAEHLIEVFHDHQRIAVHERSRVQYRHSTVAEHMPPEHWEYKRQSKERFLAWADQIGSHTRAQVEAIFNTKAHEEQAFRSIRGIQRLATTHGTQRLEAACRRANAFGMVGLRRLRSILATRLDTATVEAEPVATSAIEHPNLRGAQYYH
- a CDS encoding acylase gives rise to the protein MKHLRLPKPHFIRLDSISRRLNRNAVRVLPLLFGFILTLMLGTYSLAAEPKATEILWDTMGVPHIFGKDVPSAFQAFGWAQMQSHGNLLLRLYGQARGRSAEYWGKEYLESDRWVQTMGIPDRARQWYEAQNPTFRRALDAFAAGINAYATQHPDLIGDEVERVLPIHAVDVIAHSQRVLHFTFVVDPQMLAGLTDEEVPRGSNAWAIAPSHSESGNAMLLANPHLPWSDLFLWYEAQITAPGIDAYGATLVGIPVLAIAFNDHLGWTHTVNTHDGWDTYELTLSHGGYRFDDKVRPFEREEKTLKVKQSDGKLRKEKLMVRRSIHGPVIKEEKGKAIALRVVGLDQPGLLEQWWNMARATNLSQFETALRPLQLPMFTVIYADREGHIMHLFNGQVPVRKQGDFAYWEGIIPGDTSATLWTNYHRYDQLPRVLDPASGWLQNANDPPWTTTFPRAIDANDYPSYMAPRGPMNFRAQSSARMLTEDSRISFEEMIQYKHSTHMELADRVLDDLLRAATNDSSEIVRQAIPILKAWDRNANAESRGAVLFAAWVEAMNLSKAFATPWNENAPRTTPNGLSNPKSAVAALKTAATKVKTAYGALDVPWGDVFRLRYGSIDLPANGGPGKLGIFRVLNFVPNDQGQFESSDGDTFTAAIEFSNPVRAMALTSYGNATQPHSAHVGDQLKAFSQKQLRPVWRSRQEILAHLAERQTF
- a CDS encoding site-specific integrase; the encoded protein is MTYWGIREVMRWIETQTGIDLHSHRGRHTYATNLLIKYGLGEGEAMKLTRHRDRRSFKRYTNKKEIYAAQVAILRASGQLPSS
- the istB gene encoding IS21-like element helper ATPase IstB yields the protein MTSSVTEQLKAMRLVGMLDAWMEQRNSPTYHDLSFEDRFTLLLEREQLHRSQMRLQRRLRQAQLSTTAHLSDIDFTVPRGLSKTKFLELAGGKWVQDHLNLIIVGATGVGKTFLSSVLADQFCTLGHSVRYFKCADLLMELKFAKADGSFRRFQQQIAAFELIILDDWLRDAVSSDQARDLLDLLDVRYRTASCLFATQLPVNQWHSQIQDPTLADAMLDRIVHDSIRLVLKGESMRKLTSKVNVNSDSIDAE
- a CDS encoding TonB-dependent receptor domain-containing protein, which gives rise to MMSAKAWLWAVVPFLALLQGVKPADAQVSRLPEIESISTAAGTVVAQAPPTVERVNITDVQVRSTENGLALQLTTAPNAALKPIIQTSGNRWIATFENAALALPSGQSFQANNPTAEISQVQVQQVSNIQVQVEIISKSELPNVEIAPTAAGLSLTVLANGKTSSDTATRSDAESEEEEVVVTATRTEEPLKKVPRSITIINRQQIEEQSRLTRNLGDILANTVPGFSAPTQRTNTFGSTLRGRGISVLIDGVPQNGNLQSLPTQLTSIDPSAIERIEIVRGPNSIYGGQATGGTINIITRKPSNQLTSTLELGTTTALTGSEDKFGYNLQYQLSAKQGAVDLTTGIGLTTTGTFYDAEGDRIANSVSPDDTQILNGLLKVGVDLDPQQRLQFTATHYNNRRNNNLTEDASIDVIPGIQKARTLAIDGLQILGTTEGSYIRNTNVALDYTHQNLFGSKVQGQVYYRNNAFRGSGIPFDGRDFLGVIGRTPGESEQFGTRLQVNTPFNPDKTLQLLWGVDYNNEKSFQNIEVFDPEAFDASGGSVFRKIAERTFVPRYTVNDLGLFAQLQWDANDRLNLSGGLRYVNLGLKIDDYVTINDQAVQGGDRQFDTVAFNAGATYQLSDQLSAFASFSQGFSVPSFGFILREPPSGFTRVTDAIRLTEPQKVNNYEVGLRGRWSTVQASISGFYNTSDLGEDFRLVNNNLEIVRAPQRTYGVEATLDWQATKTLSFGGTLTWQEGENDEDEDGNFLALNSITVPPVKLTAYVENETLPGWRNRLQLLYSGNRDRAFQDGVDGGKISSYVTLDFISRIQLGQGELQIGIQNLLNTQYFPVYSQYFAPFFDSANYAGQGRTLSVTYRVTF